In a genomic window of Aptenodytes patagonicus chromosome 24, bAptPat1.pri.cur, whole genome shotgun sequence:
- the BRF2 gene encoding transcription factor IIIB 50 kDa subunit isoform X2, which translates to MVFPLQGQTDSAPLPGFRLGTGEVAYSQSTGQKEQLSRCLQRGIRRVQDLCKVLQLPTVFEETAVSYFQRALQHPSFHLVSLEKKELLGGCCIFVTCRQHNWPLTMGTICSLLYVKQELFASVYLSLQKELGLSVPALSLGDLVKTHLNSFRLFQHAANVPAPFVEDKEKMVARTMQIVELASETWLVTGRHPIPIVTAAAFLSWQSLQPAARLTCTFARFCKLAGVDLPPPAHLRLKELLEILLRMASQLAWLRVFNMDKKTVVKHIGDLLQHRIFLLKNAFCLEDEEEQRAVAPGEGSPGSPPAAGGAAQEEGCPSERKRQHEGGPRPLLPPCLINPRKRLRTAAPSASDSAITGDEPISDSEIEQYLRGPEEIRAFRKAKAWP; encoded by the exons ATGGTTTTTCCATTACAGGGCCAGACCGACAGCGCTCCTCTGCCAGGTTTTAGGCTTGGAACCGGTG AGGTGGCATATTCCCAGAGCACTGGCCAGAAAGAGCAGCTGAGCCGCTGCCTGCAGCGAG GGATCAGGCGGGTCCAGGACCTGTGTAAAGTCCTCCAGCTCCCGACGGTGTTCGAGGAAACGGCAGTGTCGTACTTccagagagctctgcagcacccctCCTTCCACCTGGTCAGTCTGGAGAAGAAGGAGCTCCTGGGGGGCTGCTGCATCTTCGTCACTTGTCGACAGCACAACTGGCCCCTGACGATGGGGACGATCTGTTCCCTCCTTTACGTGAAGCAGGAGCTGTTTGCCAGTGTCTACCTGAGCCTTCAGAAGGAGCTCGGGCTCTCTGTGCCGGCCCTGAGCCTGGGGGATCTGGTGAAGACACACCTGAACAG CTTTCGGCTGTTCCAGCACGCAGCCAACGTCCCTGCCCCGTTTGTGGAGGACAAGGAGAAGATGGTCGCCCGAACAATGCAGATCGTGGAGCTGGCCAGCGAGACGTGGCTGGTCACCGGCCGTCACCCCATTCCCATCGTCACGGCCGCGGCCTTCCTGTCGTGGCAGTCGCTGCagcccgccgcccgcctcacctGCACTTTCGCGCGGTTCTGCAAGCTGGCGGGTGTCGATCTGCCGCCGCCGGCGCACCTGAGGCTGAAGGAGCTTCTCGAGATCCTCCTGAGAATGGCCTCCCAGCTCGCTTGGCTGAGGGTGTTTAACATGGACAAGAAAACGGTGGTCAAGCACATCGGGGACTTGCTGCAACACCgaattttcctgctgaaaaatgCCTTCTGcctggaggatgaggaggagcagcGTGCCGTGGCCCCGGGCGAGGGCTCCCCCGGCTCTCCTCCCGCGGCAGGAGGGGCAGCGCAGGAGGAGGGCTGTCCCTCGGAAAGGAAACGCCAGCATGAGGGCGGCCCGCGGCCCTTGCTGCCGCCCTGCCTTATCAATCCAAGGAAGAGACTGCGGACCGCAGCCCCGAGCGCTTCGGACTCTGCCATCACCGGCGACGAGCCCATCTCCGACAGCGAAATCGAGCAGTACCTGCGGGGCCCGGAGGAGATCCGGGCCTTCAGGAAGGCCAAGGCCTGGCCGTGA
- the BRF2 gene encoding transcription factor IIIB 50 kDa subunit isoform X1, which produces MAARGSCPGCGSTALVEDAHYAQQQLVCAACGCVLAEGLLTTTYAEEEHLREVAYSQSTGQKEQLSRCLQRGIRRVQDLCKVLQLPTVFEETAVSYFQRALQHPSFHLVSLEKKELLGGCCIFVTCRQHNWPLTMGTICSLLYVKQELFASVYLSLQKELGLSVPALSLGDLVKTHLNSFRLFQHAANVPAPFVEDKEKMVARTMQIVELASETWLVTGRHPIPIVTAAAFLSWQSLQPAARLTCTFARFCKLAGVDLPPPAHLRLKELLEILLRMASQLAWLRVFNMDKKTVVKHIGDLLQHRIFLLKNAFCLEDEEEQRAVAPGEGSPGSPPAAGGAAQEEGCPSERKRQHEGGPRPLLPPCLINPRKRLRTAAPSASDSAITGDEPISDSEIEQYLRGPEEIRAFRKAKAWP; this is translated from the exons atggcggcgCGGGGCAGCTGCCCCGGCTGCGGCTCCACGGCGCTGGTGGAGGACGCGCACTACGCGCAGCAGCAGCTGGTCTGCGCCGCCTGCGGCTGCGTCCTCGCCGAGGGGCTCCTCACCACCACCTACGCCGAGGAGGAGCACCTGCGAG AGGTGGCATATTCCCAGAGCACTGGCCAGAAAGAGCAGCTGAGCCGCTGCCTGCAGCGAG GGATCAGGCGGGTCCAGGACCTGTGTAAAGTCCTCCAGCTCCCGACGGTGTTCGAGGAAACGGCAGTGTCGTACTTccagagagctctgcagcacccctCCTTCCACCTGGTCAGTCTGGAGAAGAAGGAGCTCCTGGGGGGCTGCTGCATCTTCGTCACTTGTCGACAGCACAACTGGCCCCTGACGATGGGGACGATCTGTTCCCTCCTTTACGTGAAGCAGGAGCTGTTTGCCAGTGTCTACCTGAGCCTTCAGAAGGAGCTCGGGCTCTCTGTGCCGGCCCTGAGCCTGGGGGATCTGGTGAAGACACACCTGAACAG CTTTCGGCTGTTCCAGCACGCAGCCAACGTCCCTGCCCCGTTTGTGGAGGACAAGGAGAAGATGGTCGCCCGAACAATGCAGATCGTGGAGCTGGCCAGCGAGACGTGGCTGGTCACCGGCCGTCACCCCATTCCCATCGTCACGGCCGCGGCCTTCCTGTCGTGGCAGTCGCTGCagcccgccgcccgcctcacctGCACTTTCGCGCGGTTCTGCAAGCTGGCGGGTGTCGATCTGCCGCCGCCGGCGCACCTGAGGCTGAAGGAGCTTCTCGAGATCCTCCTGAGAATGGCCTCCCAGCTCGCTTGGCTGAGGGTGTTTAACATGGACAAGAAAACGGTGGTCAAGCACATCGGGGACTTGCTGCAACACCgaattttcctgctgaaaaatgCCTTCTGcctggaggatgaggaggagcagcGTGCCGTGGCCCCGGGCGAGGGCTCCCCCGGCTCTCCTCCCGCGGCAGGAGGGGCAGCGCAGGAGGAGGGCTGTCCCTCGGAAAGGAAACGCCAGCATGAGGGCGGCCCGCGGCCCTTGCTGCCGCCCTGCCTTATCAATCCAAGGAAGAGACTGCGGACCGCAGCCCCGAGCGCTTCGGACTCTGCCATCACCGGCGACGAGCCCATCTCCGACAGCGAAATCGAGCAGTACCTGCGGGGCCCGGAGGAGATCCGGGCCTTCAGGAAGGCCAAGGCCTGGCCGTGA